A portion of the Hoplias malabaricus isolate fHopMal1 chromosome 1, fHopMal1.hap1, whole genome shotgun sequence genome contains these proteins:
- the cfap99 gene encoding cilia- and flagella-associated protein 99 isoform X2, translated as MYRMNYKVLVRDVLTALDKHEPHKQSVDSFLEDFAQTLGDRSPGERKFITDTVYGCVVHRRLLDVVVNVFYDRNGKSVFKADRNQFVVVCFLAMFHLDDLGLEQFSRIIKSLDASKMHKFLTFFFNITNLTTWIPGEWSQIYDAAYVENTWIAPLLRWQTEIEVLINSLSKKLAKGTLPRKHPTKCTQPEEFDLTKPRPRPLPAPEPIPQQQNTKPVPASTHRAPKQQQVLEEIKQKNHLKAQIALYEANAQQFRCANPQKSEKTKNAMSQIQKDFDTKLKFDSVYTSGTPSTLKSNSLPIRLNTTAILREGALYNRQMEEELNRLERLTQGGNEPSAFLQWQREMKEKDLQEELAQLERRRLEGKISYEEAVLARQRVLELNQHKAQLKKEETAELMRSYAAKRLREEEEMKELVQQVVSGHKNSKAAKIKLHEIKQRIVKEVSEQSRELLHQALEEAQAEMSRRFELIRQIRALESVPRLNQKLVDYTETGGHELLSEMSLAELRERLARMREEEQHEQEEKRNRIVEEKQDREHLLLEQLETIAMHRTAAGLTNTRGETKEAEAAGGRELG; from the exons ATGTACAGGATGAACTACAAGGTGCTGGTCAGAGACGTCCTCACAGCGCTGGACAAACATGAGCCGCACAAacagagtgtggacagtttTCTTGAGGACTTTGCCCAGACTCTTGGG GACCGTTCCCCTGGTGAGCGGAAGTTTATCACTGACACTGTTTATGGATGTGTTGTGCATCGACGACTTCTGGACGTGGTGGTCAACGTCTTTTATGATCGGAACGGGAAATCTGTATTCAAAGCTGACCGGAACCAGTTTGTTG TGGTCTGTTTTCTTGCCATGTTCCATCTGGATGATCTGGGCTTAGAGCAGTTCAGCAGAATAATCAAGTCTCTGGACGCCTCGAAAATGCACAAA TTCTTGACCTTCTTCTTTAATATCACTAACCTCACCACCTGGATTCCCGGGGAGTGGAGTCAGATCTACGATGCTGCCTACGTGGAGAACACATGGATCGCTCCGTTACTGAG GTGGCAAACTGAGATTGAAGTTCTGATAAACTCCCTTTCCAAAAAACTGGCTAAAGGAACTCTGCCAAGAAAACACCCCACAAAGTGCACACAGCCTGAGGAGTTTGATCTGACGAAGCCCAGACCTCGTCCGCTCCCTGCTCCTGAGCCTATTCCACAGCAGCAGAATACCAAGCCG gtTCCAGCAAGTACCCACAGAGCTCCAAAACAGCAGCAGGTTCTGGAGGAGATCAAGCAGAAGAATCACCTGAAAGCGCAG ATAGCACTGTACGAGGCAAATGCTCAGCAGTTCCGATGTGCAAACCCACAGAAGTCTGAAAAAACCAAG AACGCAATGTCTCAGATTCAGAAGGACTTTGATACGAAACTGAAATTTGACAGCGTTTACACCTCTGGGACCCCGTCcacattaaag AGCAACAGTTTACCCATCAGACTGAACACCACCGCCATCCTGAGGGAAGGGGCACTGTACAACCGTCAGATGGAAGAGGAGCTGAACAG GCTTGAACGTCTCACGCAGGGGGGGAACGAGCCCTCAGCATTCCTGCAGTGGCAGAGGGAGATGAAGGAGAAGGACCTGCAGGAGGAGCTGGCCCAGCTGGAGCGCAGGAGGCTGGAGGGAAAGATCAGCTACGAGGAAGCGGTGCTGGCTCGCCAACGAGTGCTAGAGCTCAACCAGCACAAAGCCCAGCTCAAGAAGGAGGAG ACCGCGGAGCTGATGCGCAGTTACGCAGCGAAGCGtctgagggaggaggaggagatgaagGAGCTGGTGCAGCAGGTCGTCAGCGGCCACAAAAACTCCAAAGCAGCAAAAATCAAACTGCATGAGATTAAACAACGTATTG ttaAGGAGGTCTCTGAGCAGAGCAGGGAGCTCCTACATCAGGCTCTGGAGGAAGCCCAGGCTGAGATGAGCCGCAGGTTTGAGCTCATTCGTCAGATTCGAGCTCTTGAATCTGTGCCTCGTCTCAATCAGAAGCTTGTGGACTACACAGAG acAGGAGGTCATGAACTACTGAGCGAGATGTCCCTGGCTGAGCTACGGGAGCGCTTGGCCAGGATGAGGGAGGAGGAGCAGCATGAGCAGGAGGAAAAGAGGAACAGGATCgtggaggagaaacaggacAGAGAGCATCTACTGCTGGAGCAGCTGGAGACCATCGCGATGCACAGGACTGCAGCCGGACTCACCAATACAC GAGGAGAAACAAAAGAGGCAGAAGCTGCGGGAGGCCGTGAGCTTGGATGA
- the cfap99 gene encoding cilia- and flagella-associated protein 99 isoform X1: protein MYRMNYKVLVRDVLTALDKHEPHKQSVDSFLEDFAQTLGDRSPGERKFITDTVYGCVVHRRLLDVVVNVFYDRNGKSVFKADRNQFVVVCFLAMFHLDDLGLEQFSRIIKSLDASKMHKFLTFFFNITNLTTWIPGEWSQIYDAAYVENTWIAPLLRWQTEIEVLINSLSKKLAKGTLPRKHPTKCTQPEEFDLTKPRPRPLPAPEPIPQQQNTKPVPASTHRAPKQQQVLEEIKQKNHLKAQIALYEANAQQFRCANPQKSEKTKNAMSQIQKDFDTKLKFDSVYTSGTPSTLKSNSLPIRLNTTAILREGALYNRQMEEELNRLERLTQGGNEPSAFLQWQREMKEKDLQEELAQLERRRLEGKISYEEAVLARQRVLELNQHKAQLKKEETAELMRSYAAKRLREEEEMKELVQQVVSGHKNSKAAKIKLHEIKQRIVKEVSEQSRELLHQALEEAQAEMSRRFELIRQIRALESVPRLNQKLVDYTETGGHELLSEMSLAELRERLARMREEEQHEQEEKRNRIVEEKQDREHLLLEQLETIAMHRTAAGLTNTRKQEEKQKRQKLREAVSLDERVVALQKTLEMKQQERQTRRGSEKVKADVNKQAAAQKLGSYVREKQVLEEHHWLQVEQALERQVQREESKRKP from the exons ATGTACAGGATGAACTACAAGGTGCTGGTCAGAGACGTCCTCACAGCGCTGGACAAACATGAGCCGCACAAacagagtgtggacagtttTCTTGAGGACTTTGCCCAGACTCTTGGG GACCGTTCCCCTGGTGAGCGGAAGTTTATCACTGACACTGTTTATGGATGTGTTGTGCATCGACGACTTCTGGACGTGGTGGTCAACGTCTTTTATGATCGGAACGGGAAATCTGTATTCAAAGCTGACCGGAACCAGTTTGTTG TGGTCTGTTTTCTTGCCATGTTCCATCTGGATGATCTGGGCTTAGAGCAGTTCAGCAGAATAATCAAGTCTCTGGACGCCTCGAAAATGCACAAA TTCTTGACCTTCTTCTTTAATATCACTAACCTCACCACCTGGATTCCCGGGGAGTGGAGTCAGATCTACGATGCTGCCTACGTGGAGAACACATGGATCGCTCCGTTACTGAG GTGGCAAACTGAGATTGAAGTTCTGATAAACTCCCTTTCCAAAAAACTGGCTAAAGGAACTCTGCCAAGAAAACACCCCACAAAGTGCACACAGCCTGAGGAGTTTGATCTGACGAAGCCCAGACCTCGTCCGCTCCCTGCTCCTGAGCCTATTCCACAGCAGCAGAATACCAAGCCG gtTCCAGCAAGTACCCACAGAGCTCCAAAACAGCAGCAGGTTCTGGAGGAGATCAAGCAGAAGAATCACCTGAAAGCGCAG ATAGCACTGTACGAGGCAAATGCTCAGCAGTTCCGATGTGCAAACCCACAGAAGTCTGAAAAAACCAAG AACGCAATGTCTCAGATTCAGAAGGACTTTGATACGAAACTGAAATTTGACAGCGTTTACACCTCTGGGACCCCGTCcacattaaag AGCAACAGTTTACCCATCAGACTGAACACCACCGCCATCCTGAGGGAAGGGGCACTGTACAACCGTCAGATGGAAGAGGAGCTGAACAG GCTTGAACGTCTCACGCAGGGGGGGAACGAGCCCTCAGCATTCCTGCAGTGGCAGAGGGAGATGAAGGAGAAGGACCTGCAGGAGGAGCTGGCCCAGCTGGAGCGCAGGAGGCTGGAGGGAAAGATCAGCTACGAGGAAGCGGTGCTGGCTCGCCAACGAGTGCTAGAGCTCAACCAGCACAAAGCCCAGCTCAAGAAGGAGGAG ACCGCGGAGCTGATGCGCAGTTACGCAGCGAAGCGtctgagggaggaggaggagatgaagGAGCTGGTGCAGCAGGTCGTCAGCGGCCACAAAAACTCCAAAGCAGCAAAAATCAAACTGCATGAGATTAAACAACGTATTG ttaAGGAGGTCTCTGAGCAGAGCAGGGAGCTCCTACATCAGGCTCTGGAGGAAGCCCAGGCTGAGATGAGCCGCAGGTTTGAGCTCATTCGTCAGATTCGAGCTCTTGAATCTGTGCCTCGTCTCAATCAGAAGCTTGTGGACTACACAGAG acAGGAGGTCATGAACTACTGAGCGAGATGTCCCTGGCTGAGCTACGGGAGCGCTTGGCCAGGATGAGGGAGGAGGAGCAGCATGAGCAGGAGGAAAAGAGGAACAGGATCgtggaggagaaacaggacAGAGAGCATCTACTGCTGGAGCAGCTGGAGACCATCGCGATGCACAGGACTGCAGCCGGACTCACCAATACACGCAA GCAGGAGGAGAAACAAAAGAGGCAGAAGCTGCGGGAGGCCGTGAGCTTGGATGAGAGAGTTGTGGCCCTGCAGAAAACACTGGAGATGAAGCAACAGGAGCGACAGACAAGGAGGGGGAGTGAAAAAGTCAAAGCAGATGTAAACAAGCAGGCGGCTGCTCAGAAACTCGGGAGCTACGTCCGTGAGAAG CAGGTACTGGAGGAGCATCACTGGCTGCAGGTGGAACAGGCTTTAGAAAGGCAAGTCCAAAGGGAGGAATCCAAGAGGAAACCTTGA
- the cfap99 gene encoding cilia- and flagella-associated protein 99 isoform X3, with the protein MYRMNYKVLVRDVLTALDKHEPHKQSVDSFLEDFAQTLGDRSPGERKFITDTVYGCVVHRRLLDVVVNVFYDRNGKSVFKADRNQFVVVCFLAMFHLDDLGLEQFSRIIKSLDASKMHKFLTFFFNITNLTTWIPGEWSQIYDAAYVENTWIAPLLRWQTEIEVLINSLSKKLAKGTLPRKHPTKCTQPEEFDLTKPRPRPLPAPEPIPQQQNTKPVPASTHRAPKQQQVLEEIKQKNHLKAQIALYEANAQQFRCANPQKSEKTKNAMSQIQKDFDTKLKFDSVYTSGTPSTLKSNSLPIRLNTTAILREGALYNRQMEEELNRLERLTQGGNEPSAFLQWQREMKEKDLQEELAQLERRRLEGKISYEEAVLARQRVLELNQHKAQLKKEETAELMRSYAAKRLREEEEMKELVQQVVSGHKNSKAAKIKLHEIKQRIVKEVSEQSRELLHQALEEAQAEMSRRFELIRQIRALESVPRLNQKLVDYTETGGHELLSEMSLAELRERLARMREEEQHEQEEKRNRIVEEKQDREHLLLEQLETIAMHRTAAGLTNTRKRRNKRGRSCGRP; encoded by the exons ATGTACAGGATGAACTACAAGGTGCTGGTCAGAGACGTCCTCACAGCGCTGGACAAACATGAGCCGCACAAacagagtgtggacagtttTCTTGAGGACTTTGCCCAGACTCTTGGG GACCGTTCCCCTGGTGAGCGGAAGTTTATCACTGACACTGTTTATGGATGTGTTGTGCATCGACGACTTCTGGACGTGGTGGTCAACGTCTTTTATGATCGGAACGGGAAATCTGTATTCAAAGCTGACCGGAACCAGTTTGTTG TGGTCTGTTTTCTTGCCATGTTCCATCTGGATGATCTGGGCTTAGAGCAGTTCAGCAGAATAATCAAGTCTCTGGACGCCTCGAAAATGCACAAA TTCTTGACCTTCTTCTTTAATATCACTAACCTCACCACCTGGATTCCCGGGGAGTGGAGTCAGATCTACGATGCTGCCTACGTGGAGAACACATGGATCGCTCCGTTACTGAG GTGGCAAACTGAGATTGAAGTTCTGATAAACTCCCTTTCCAAAAAACTGGCTAAAGGAACTCTGCCAAGAAAACACCCCACAAAGTGCACACAGCCTGAGGAGTTTGATCTGACGAAGCCCAGACCTCGTCCGCTCCCTGCTCCTGAGCCTATTCCACAGCAGCAGAATACCAAGCCG gtTCCAGCAAGTACCCACAGAGCTCCAAAACAGCAGCAGGTTCTGGAGGAGATCAAGCAGAAGAATCACCTGAAAGCGCAG ATAGCACTGTACGAGGCAAATGCTCAGCAGTTCCGATGTGCAAACCCACAGAAGTCTGAAAAAACCAAG AACGCAATGTCTCAGATTCAGAAGGACTTTGATACGAAACTGAAATTTGACAGCGTTTACACCTCTGGGACCCCGTCcacattaaag AGCAACAGTTTACCCATCAGACTGAACACCACCGCCATCCTGAGGGAAGGGGCACTGTACAACCGTCAGATGGAAGAGGAGCTGAACAG GCTTGAACGTCTCACGCAGGGGGGGAACGAGCCCTCAGCATTCCTGCAGTGGCAGAGGGAGATGAAGGAGAAGGACCTGCAGGAGGAGCTGGCCCAGCTGGAGCGCAGGAGGCTGGAGGGAAAGATCAGCTACGAGGAAGCGGTGCTGGCTCGCCAACGAGTGCTAGAGCTCAACCAGCACAAAGCCCAGCTCAAGAAGGAGGAG ACCGCGGAGCTGATGCGCAGTTACGCAGCGAAGCGtctgagggaggaggaggagatgaagGAGCTGGTGCAGCAGGTCGTCAGCGGCCACAAAAACTCCAAAGCAGCAAAAATCAAACTGCATGAGATTAAACAACGTATTG ttaAGGAGGTCTCTGAGCAGAGCAGGGAGCTCCTACATCAGGCTCTGGAGGAAGCCCAGGCTGAGATGAGCCGCAGGTTTGAGCTCATTCGTCAGATTCGAGCTCTTGAATCTGTGCCTCGTCTCAATCAGAAGCTTGTGGACTACACAGAG acAGGAGGTCATGAACTACTGAGCGAGATGTCCCTGGCTGAGCTACGGGAGCGCTTGGCCAGGATGAGGGAGGAGGAGCAGCATGAGCAGGAGGAAAAGAGGAACAGGATCgtggaggagaaacaggacAGAGAGCATCTACTGCTGGAGCAGCTGGAGACCATCGCGATGCACAGGACTGCAGCCGGACTCACCAATACACGCAA GAGGAGAAACAAAAGAGGCAGAAGCTGCGGGAGGCCGTGA
- the zfyve28 gene encoding lateral signaling target protein 2 homolog encodes MMNRFRKWLYKPKRSDPQLLAQFYYADEELNQVASELDSLDGRKDPQRCTLLVNQFRSCQDNVLNIINQIMDECIPEDRANRDFCVKFPEEIRHDNLAGQLWFGAECLAAGSIIMNREIESMAMRPLAKDLTRSLEEVRNITRDQALRDLNFYTERMREALRQFDSLFAEFELSYVSAMVPVKSPKEYYIQQEVIVLFCETVERALKLGYLTQDMIDDYEPALMFTIPRLAIVCGLVVYPEGPLNLDNKPDDMSELFRPFRTLLKKIRDLLQTLTEDELMTLERSLCISQDGEFTVGPDTTSTAQSATSTSSKSQEEDLQKREEQKELETGTDLTLCTSPCEEEDAGVWEDSEDPPGVLSEVEEDAEADLACSMQYDEEEIEQLNMMVHRVGDQMSTLLSPPSQRQSPAYQPQVKPPSLGSSSVPSSSESSPQRVPGSFQEDEERVFFMEDLEGVGVGGGVGGGGVVTSADEVRQGKRASPSIHPRPSPLADSTCNGWMTVCQSNEPESQGSQNKNSPSSESVTTSDTVPLVNGWDGLQDEDGAETAEVIAHRTGGMKLSATVIFNPRSPSLSDLAVVLPRSAEVSTAAQASALVATRCLLNSCVCCAASCVDGHDDPVSETAGRGGGSLTYEKPKLTITSSVLQSAVGAGNAGKGDIALPLPPPPAPGPVREDDEEVGLSQSPGCEKCLGSSSSLTLNQDRESGLSGELGDSCIHQDRADLGMSSTTAKEKHSKEDNKKSSSLEESPLSSGSSSDCESVSVTTCSLSSAYTPSSVSSLTTSSEISEDLDHHEIQLALQAAKLASHNKIRSRFHSSSDLIHRLFVCISGVADQLQTNYASDLRSILKTLFEVMATKSEQADNENQKKGPSLGSGGLEDCALCQESISSSELAAKARDGQFEDPPEWVPDEACNSCIACKAPFTVIRRKHHCRSCGKIFCSRCSSHSAPLPRYGQVKPVRVCTHCYMFHVTPFYSDRTGV; translated from the exons ATGATGAACCGCTTCAGAAAGTGGCTGTATAAGCCGAAG AGGTCTGACCCCCAGCTCCTGGCCCAGTTCTACTATGCGGATGAGGAACTGAACCAGGTGGCCTCCGAGCTGGACAGTCTGGATGGCAGGAAGGACCCTCAGAGGTGCACACTGCTGGTCAACCAGTTCCGCTCCTGCCAG GACAATGTACTCAACATCATAAACCAGATCATGGACGAGTGTATCCCAGAAGATCGAGCCAACAGAGACTTCTGTGTGAAATTTCCAGAGGAGATCCGTCATGATAACCTTGCAGGACAGCTGTGGTTTGGAGCGGAG TGCCTGGCAGCAGGCTCCATCATCATGAACAGAGAGATTGAGAGCATGGCAATGCGGCCCCTGGCGAAAGACCTGACGCGCAGCCTGGAGGAGGTGCGCAACATCACGCGAGACCAAGCTCTGCGAGACCTCAACTTCTACACGGAGCGCATGAGGGAGGCACTGCGCCAGTTCGACAGCCTTTTTGCTGAGTTTGAGCTCAG CTATGTGTCAGCTATGGTACCTGTGAAGTCTCCAAAAGAGTACTACATTCAGCAGGAGGTGATCGTGCTCTTCTGCGAGACAGTGGAGAG GGCTCTGAAGCTTGGCTATCTCACTCAAGACATGATTGATGACTATGAACCCGCGCTCATGTTTACAATCCCTCGACTGGCCATTGTATG CGGACTTGTGGTGTATCCCGAGGGACCCTTAAACTTGGACAACAAACCAGATGACATGTCTGAACTCTTCCGACCTTTTCGCACTTTACTGAAGAAAATAAG GGACCTGCTGCAGACTCTGACGGAAGACGAGCTAATGACTCTGGAGCGGAGTCTGTGCATCTCCCAGGATGGTGAGTTCACCGTTGGCCCAGACACCACCTCCACTGCGCAGTCAGCCACCTCCACCAGCTCCAAGAGCCAGGAGGAGGACCTGCAGAAAAGAGAGGAACAGAAAGAGCTGGAGACTGGGACAGACCTCACTCTGTGTACTTCTCCGTGTGAAGAGGAGGATGCCGGTGTGTGGGAGGACAGTGAGGATCCGCCGGGCGTTCTGAGCGAGGTAGAGGAGGATGCAGAGGCAGACCTGGCCTGCTCTATGCAGTATGATGAAGAGGAGATTGAGCAGCTCAATATGATGGTGCATCGTGTAGGTGACCAAATGTCCACGTTGCTTTCCCCTCCAAGCCAGAGGCAGTCTCCAGCCTATCAGCCACAGGTAAAGCCACCGAGTCTTGGGAGCTCTAGTGTGCCCTCCAGCAGTGAGAGCTCTCCTCAGAGAGTCCCTGGCTCCTTCCAGGAGGATGAGGAGCGAGTTTTCTTCATGGAAGACCTGGAAGGGGTAGGCGTAGGAGGaggagtaggaggaggaggcgTCGTGACAAGTGCGGATGAAGTCCGCCAGGGAAAACGAGCTAGTCCCAGTATTCACCCCAGGCCCAGCCCTTTAGCAGACTCTACCTGTAATGGATGGATGACTGTATGTCAGTCAAATGAACCAGAGAGTCAAGGcagccaaaataaaaacagtccCTCTTCGGAATCCGTCACAACATCAGACACAGTACCTCTGGTAAATGGCTGGGACGGTTTACAGGATGAAGACGGGGCAGAGACAGCAGAAGTGATCGCTCATAGGACGGGAGGTATGAAGCTGTCCGCCACGGTCATCTTTAACCCGCGATCACCCAGTCTGTCTGACCTGGCCGTGGTCTTACCGCGCTCAGCAGAAGTGTCCACTGCTGCACAGGCTAGCGCTCTGGTGGCTACGCGCTGCTTGCTGAATTCCTGCGTCTGCTGCGCTGCCAGCTGTGTCGATGGCCACGATGATCCTGTTTCCGAGACTGCGGGACGAGGAGGAGGATCTCTGACTTATGAGAAACCCAAGCTCACCATCACCAGCTCCGTTCTCCAGTCAGCAGTGGGGGCTGGCAATGCAGGGAAGGGAGATATTGCTCTGCCCCTTCCCCCTCCTCCTGCCCCAGGACCAGTGAGGGAGGATGACGAGGAAGTAGGCCTTTCCCAGTCCCCGGGCTGCGAGAAGTGCCTTGGCAGCAGCTCGAGTCTCACACTTAACCAGGACAGAGAATCTGGACTCTCAGGGGAGCTGGGAGATAGCTGCATTCATCAGGACAGAGCCGACCTGGGAATGAGTAGCACCACGGCGAAGGAGAAACACTCCAAAGAAGACAACAAAAAGAGCTCTAG TTTAGAGGAATCCCCCCTCAGTTCAGGGAGCAgcagtgactgtgagagtgtgtctgtcACCACATGCAGTCTGTCCAGTGCATACACCCCCAG CTCTGTCAGTAGTCTCACCACCAGCTCAGAGATATCGGAGGATCTGGATCATCACGAGATCCAGCTGGCCCTGCAGGCTGCCAAACTGGCTTCCCATAACAAAATACGTTCCCGTTTTCATAGCAGCAGTGACCTCATCCATCGTCTGTTTGTCTGCATATCAG GTGTGGCCGATCAGTTGCAAACAAACTATGCAAGTGACCTGCGGAGTATCCTGAAGACACTGTTCGAGGTTATGGCAACGAAATCGGAGCAAGCGGACAATGAGAATCAGAAAAAAG GGCCCAGTCTGGGAAGCGGTGGATTAGAAGACTGTGCCCTCTGCCAAGAGTCCATCTCCTCATCAGAGCTGGCAGCCAAAGCACGAGACGGACAGTTTGAag ACCCTCCTGAGTGGGTTCCCGATGAGGCGTGTAACTCCTGCATTGCCTGCAAGGCTCCTTTCACAGTCATCCGAAGGAAACACCACTGTAGGAGCTGTGGAAAG